A window of Pseudomonadota bacterium contains these coding sequences:
- a CDS encoding site-2 protease family protein, with translation MESLNLIQKIAVYAIPTILAITIHEAAHGYTARYFGDRTAEMLGRLTLNPLKHIDPVGTILVPVSLLLLGFPFLFGWAKPVPVAARNLRKPHRDMAIVAAAGPGSNLAMAAGWTMILAFVVAFAGGSSLFHPLRLMAEWGVFFNVLLAIFNLFPLPPLDGGRVLSGLLTPRASASFDRIEPYGLFIIVGLLATGILWKIVGPAIYLVTGFFFGLIGG, from the coding sequence ATGGAAAGTTTGAATCTAATCCAGAAAATCGCCGTTTACGCAATTCCGACGATTCTGGCTATTACCATCCACGAAGCCGCGCACGGATATACCGCCCGGTATTTTGGTGACCGAACCGCCGAAATGCTCGGTCGCCTGACCCTGAATCCGCTAAAACATATAGATCCGGTCGGTACGATACTGGTGCCGGTGAGCTTGTTGCTGCTTGGCTTTCCCTTTCTATTCGGCTGGGCAAAACCGGTACCGGTAGCGGCCCGAAATTTGAGGAAGCCACATCGGGACATGGCGATAGTCGCAGCAGCCGGACCGGGATCAAACCTGGCGATGGCGGCAGGCTGGACAATGATTCTAGCGTTTGTAGTAGCTTTCGCGGGGGGGTCTTCACTATTTCATCCATTGAGGCTGATGGCCGAATGGGGTGTTTTTTTCAATGTCCTACTGGCAATTTTTAATTTATTTCCGTTGCCTCCACTGGACGGCGGACGGGTGTTGAGCGGATTGTTGACACCCAGGGCCTCAGCCAGCTTCGACCGAATCGAACCCTATGGCTTGTTTATCATTGTTGGATTACTAGCGACCGGTATTCTCTGGAAAATAGTCGGTCCGGCTATCTATCTAGTCACCGGGTTCTTTTTCGGTTTGATTGGCGGATAA
- a CDS encoding tryptophan--tRNA ligase has protein sequence MANSGQNNRVVSGIRPTGGTHLGNYHGALKNWVALQHEYECYFFIADWHALTTHYDDSADLDNNVREIIIDWLAAGLNPSMCTMFIQSRVVEHAELHLLLSMLTPLSWLERVPTYKDQQERLKKKDLSTYGFLGYPLLQSADILLYRPAFVPVGADQVAHVEITREIARRFNHLYGREPGFEDKANDAVRKLGGKNAKLYRQMRRNYQEKGELEALEKGKAMVMDHANLTLADRERLLGYLEGGGRNILVEPEVLLTPTPKVPGLDGQKMSKSYNNTIGLREDPDSVNKKLLTMQTDPARVRRTDPGTPEKCPVWELHKIYSDEQTLEWVQEGCTTAGIGCIDCKKKLIDRVVTEIEEMRARASEFEENPEFVRSIIAEGCEDARDAARDTMDEVRHAMGLHYR, from the coding sequence TTGGCGAATTCCGGACAAAATAATCGCGTCGTTTCGGGTATCAGACCGACGGGCGGGACCCACTTGGGCAATTACCATGGCGCGTTGAAAAACTGGGTCGCCCTGCAGCACGAATACGAATGTTATTTTTTTATCGCTGACTGGCACGCGCTGACCACCCATTATGACGATTCGGCCGATCTGGATAATAATGTCCGGGAGATCATCATCGACTGGCTGGCGGCCGGCCTGAACCCGAGCATGTGCACGATGTTTATTCAGTCACGGGTTGTCGAACACGCCGAATTACACCTGCTTTTGTCGATGTTGACGCCGTTGAGCTGGCTGGAACGTGTGCCGACCTACAAAGACCAGCAGGAAAGACTCAAGAAAAAGGACCTGTCCACCTACGGGTTCCTGGGTTATCCGCTGCTGCAAAGCGCGGATATCCTGTTGTACCGGCCCGCCTTTGTCCCGGTCGGCGCCGACCAGGTCGCTCACGTGGAAATTACCCGGGAAATTGCCCGACGCTTTAACCACCTGTACGGTCGCGAGCCGGGGTTTGAAGACAAGGCCAATGATGCGGTCCGGAAACTGGGCGGCAAGAACGCGAAACTGTACCGGCAGATGCGCAGGAACTACCAGGAAAAGGGCGAGCTGGAGGCGCTGGAAAAGGGCAAGGCGATGGTCATGGATCATGCCAACCTGACCCTGGCGGATCGCGAACGGTTACTGGGTTACCTGGAAGGCGGCGGGCGCAACATCCTCGTGGAGCCGGAGGTCTTGCTGACCCCGACGCCGAAAGTTCCCGGGCTGGATGGGCAGAAAATGTCGAAGTCGTACAACAACACGATTGGTTTGCGGGAAGACCCGGATTCGGTCAACAAGAAACTGCTTACTATGCAGACTGATCCGGCAAGAGTACGGCGAACCGATCCGGGAACGCCGGAGAAATGCCCGGTCTGGGAGTTGCATAAAATATACTCGGACGAGCAGACCCTGGAATGGGTGCAAGAGGGTTGTACGACCGCTGGAATCGGTTGTATCGATTGCAAGAAGAAACTGATTGACCGGGTGGTGACGGAGATCGAGGAAATGAGGGCGCGCGCCAGTGAATTCGAGGAAAATCCGGAATTCGTTCGCAGTATCATTGCCGAAGGATGCGAGGACGCAAGAGATGCGGCGCGCGATACCATGGATGAAGTTCGCCACGCCATGGGCCTGCACTACAGGTAG
- a CDS encoding segregation/condensation protein A — protein sequence MPFAVVQGEAVTELPRDLYIPPYALEVFLEAFEGPLDLLLYLIKRQNLDILDIPIAEITRQYVEYIELMKEIQLELAGEYLLMAAMLAEIKSRMLLPRPVESGDEEDDPRAELVRRLQEYERYKKGAEEISRMPRMERDIFPVEAELVDKKIVHVLPDLDLKELLVSLKEVLARAEHFEHHLIHREALSVRQRMGELLLTIKGDEFVEFSRLFDPREGRMGVVVTFLALLELLKERLVELVQAESFGQIHVKSAAAETGAKIDPDDQDADETRG from the coding sequence ATGCCGTTCGCGGTAGTCCAGGGCGAAGCAGTTACCGAGTTGCCCAGGGATTTGTATATACCGCCCTACGCACTCGAAGTATTCCTGGAAGCGTTTGAAGGTCCGCTTGATCTGCTGCTCTACCTGATCAAACGCCAGAACCTGGATATCCTGGATATTCCGATCGCCGAGATTACCCGCCAGTATGTGGAGTACATCGAGCTGATGAAAGAGATTCAGCTCGAGCTGGCCGGCGAGTATCTCCTGATGGCGGCGATGCTGGCCGAAATCAAATCACGCATGCTGTTGCCACGGCCCGTTGAAAGCGGCGACGAAGAGGATGATCCGCGAGCCGAGCTGGTCAGGAGACTACAAGAGTACGAAAGGTACAAGAAAGGTGCGGAAGAAATCAGCCGGATGCCGCGCATGGAGAGGGATATTTTCCCGGTTGAAGCGGAACTGGTCGACAAGAAAATCGTTCATGTGCTGCCGGACCTGGACCTGAAAGAACTGTTGGTCAGTCTGAAAGAGGTGCTGGCAAGGGCCGAGCATTTCGAACATCACCTTATCCATCGAGAGGCATTGTCGGTTCGGCAGCGAATGGGTGAGTTGCTGCTCACCATAAAAGGCGACGAATTCGTCGAGTTTAGCCGCTTGTTCGATCCACGCGAGGGGCGCATGGGTGTCGTCGTGACTTTTCTGGCCCTGCTTGAGTTGTTAAAGGAGCGTCTGGTGGAGTTGGTGCAGGCGGAAAGCTTCGGGCAGATCCATGTCAAGTCGGCAGCAGCGGAAACCGGCGCAAAGATCGACCCGGATGACCAGGATGCCGACGAGACTAGGGGGTAG
- the scpB gene encoding SMC-Scp complex subunit ScpB translates to MDETQIKNIIEAALMASGQPLSIDRMLALFEDADRPERKTIREVIVKIQADYADRGIKLNEVASGYRIQVRTAYSEWVSRLWQERPPRYSRALMETMALIAYRQPITRGEIEEIRGVSVSTNIIRTLLERSWARVVGHRDVPGKPEMFGTTREFLDYFDLKSLDELPTLGEIQDFDSLNVELDLQALVDPAIAGSTPMAVSEDMPSAETGEESAAIQETDEQPQPLTVVSTESAATGQQAEDPADVIASDPNAIEESGDKSIA, encoded by the coding sequence ATGGATGAAACGCAAATAAAAAACATTATCGAGGCAGCATTGATGGCATCGGGCCAGCCGCTGAGCATTGACCGGATGCTGGCGCTGTTTGAAGATGCCGACCGTCCGGAGCGAAAGACCATACGCGAAGTTATAGTAAAGATTCAGGCGGACTATGCGGACCGTGGGATCAAGCTGAATGAAGTTGCCAGTGGTTATCGAATTCAAGTCAGGACTGCGTATAGCGAATGGGTGTCCCGCTTGTGGCAGGAGAGGCCGCCTCGCTATTCACGCGCGTTAATGGAAACCATGGCGTTGATTGCCTACCGGCAACCGATTACCCGCGGCGAAATCGAGGAAATCCGCGGGGTCAGCGTCAGTACAAACATTATCAGGACGCTTCTGGAAAGGAGCTGGGCGCGAGTGGTGGGTCATCGGGATGTGCCGGGAAAACCGGAGATGTTCGGGACGACGCGTGAATTTCTGGACTATTTTGACCTCAAGAGTCTTGATGAACTGCCGACGCTCGGTGAGATCCAGGATTTTGACAGCCTGAATGTCGAACTGGATCTGCAGGCGCTGGTTGATCCTGCCATTGCCGGGTCAACGCCGATGGCGGTCAGTGAGGACATGCCATCCGCAGAAACGGGTGAGGAGAGCGCGGCTATTCAGGAAACGGACGAGCAGCCTCAACCATTGACGGTCGTCAGCACGGAATCTGCTGCCACCGGGCAGCAGGCAGAAGACCCGGCCGATGTTATCGCATCGGATCCGAATGCCATTGAGGAGTCCGGTGACAAGTCGATTGCCTGA